The Zingiber officinale cultivar Zhangliang chromosome 10A, Zo_v1.1, whole genome shotgun sequence genome contains a region encoding:
- the LOC122026669 gene encoding uncharacterized protein LOC122026669 produces MLNKKRSYAQYHLELGQSDFLLRSCSVCGMMYAPGDESDQKLHGDFHKKYYEGIRFKGWRNERVISMPSGGNCRILLVLDDAYNIGGQVITANCIEYSILGCRTSRMGRWLETILSNATRKKSGEDKQLIWSKMGLPSCHPLVFFAICTGASSDPILRVYSAKNVTEELEKAKKEFLRSHVVVKKSNKVFLPKVLDRYAKGICINCDNSTSFNRYASFKSIKHVKLKIVQAFLRKLAIFHYWLNSYSK; encoded by the exons ATGCTCAACAAGAAGAGGAGCTACGCGCAGTACCATCTCGAATTAGGGCAGTCGGACTTCCTCCTCCGATCCTGCTCCGTCTGCGGGATGATGTACGCCCCCGGGGACGAGTCGGACCAGAAGCTCCACGGGGATTTCCATAAGAAGTACTACGAAGGAATTCGGTTCAAG GGCTGGCGCAACGAGAGAGTTATCTCGATGCCCAGCGGAGGCAATTGTCGCATCCTGTTGGTTCTCGACG ATGCATATAATATTGGTGGGCAAGTCATTACTGCCAACTGCATTGAGTACTCCATTTTGGGTTGTCGGACATCTCGGATGGGTCGT TGGCTTGAAACTATACTCTCAAATGCTACGAGGAAGAAATCTGGGGAAGACAAGCAGCTTATCTGGTCCAAAATGGGTCTCCCTAGTTGCCATCCCCTTGTTTTCTTTGCAATCTGCACCGGAGCTTCCTCGGACCCCATC CTAAGAGTCTACAGTGCCAAGAATGTGACAGAGGAGCTGGAGAAAGCCAAGAAGGAATTCCTTCGATCCCACGTTGTGGTCAAGAAATCTAACAAAGTTTTTCTGCCAAAAGTCCTCGATAGATACGCAAAAGGGATATGCATCAACTGTGACAATTCTACAAGCTTTAATAGATATGCAAGCTTTAAGTCTATCAAGCATGTTAAACTAAAAATTGTACAAGCTTTTCTTAGGAAGTTGGCAATTTTCCACTATTGGTTAAACTCATATTCTAAATaa